The nucleotide sequence TCTCATCATCAGCATACCAATGTTTACTCGTATCGTTCATCAACCGGCGAACGAATACGACACTACACTCACATCTGCGGATCTCTGCCGTTCGCCAATCCAAACAAAGTCGCACACTCTCACCTAACCTCTAATCTCCATCTCGAAAACACTCAACCGTTTCCACTTCCGCATACCCGCATAAGTATATCCACATATACCAGAAACCCGTAGGTACTCACTCACGAGCAAAACCGGTCACTCGCCGACTGCACGCGCACCGCGAAAAAAGCCAATAAGCGAAGGGCAGCTGCGCCTTTCCCGCAAAGAAAACAAGACACCGGATCCGAATCCGGCCTCTCTTTCTACCGAGTctctatctatatatatacatgtctAGAAAAGTAGCTGCATACCAGCAGGCGATCGCAGGACGAAAAAAAGATGCGCCGAGACGCCGCCAAGCGCTGCGCTGAGAAAACCGTTCGGAacgcctctctctccccgTTGCTATcgctatacatatatctatatacattaTAGACATAGCTATATAATGctcacgagcgcgcgcgtctatTATCCGCAGTGCCGCCGCAGCagtacctatatgtatatagagtgAGCGGGCTAACAGGTAGTTTAAAAATGGCAGCAGCGGCGGGCCCGTAGCTGCCACTGCACACAGGTAGCCGTCGCGTCTCTGGTCCTGCCGCGACGCTCTATTACACCTTCCAGGTAGAATAACGGAAAAAGTGCGATATCTCTCTTTCGTGGATCCTCGTGACGTCGTTTCAGTTTTCCGGAGAGATATCGACGCTGTGTCCGGTACGCGTTCACGAGTCGTGCTATACACGAGTGCATAACGAGTGTACATACCTGCCTGCAACGTACAGTGCGTgtgggggagagagagcgagccgtTGACCCGGAAAAGCCTAACCTCAAACGAACGGCCGCCAGGACACCTGTCCAGCTCTCGGGAGAAATGCCGTCCAGGAGACGGCCACCGCTTGCCGGGCACCAGGAGCTCGCGCCCAGGTGACTCGATACCGCTCGCTGAGGATCGACCTGGTGTGAGTAGGACGCCTACGGTTTTTAACTCTTTTTTCCTTGCTATCGCGCTTATGCGTAGGTATGCGTAGGTATGCGACTACCTAtatgcacacacatataccTACGATTTGCAACGCACAATAGagacggagaaagagagataaggAGGGAAAATTGGGACGAGATAGCGCGCGTTGGATTGATTGAGTGCTTCTGTTGTGCTGTCAACATGAAGATTGTGACAATGTGCGATGTGGAGGTACATATGAAGCAGAGAGTGGCTTGAGTATCGAGTATCCTTGGCTTGCATTAGTGAagggaattttttttcaaatttttgcaTATAGCTGCAAGCTTACAGCTGCTATCAATCCGATTATTTATAGGATTTTTATAGAATGATATTCAGTTTTTCTAATAAGGAAGTGTGTAAAACAATACCTGATATCAactatctatattttttttttatttttaaaaattgtaaagaTTTTTGCTGAGGATCAAATTTGTTGCAAAATAATACCATTGAAATGCTGAGCATGAAGAATATAACGTTATGTAAAGCAGAAGTGATAATGTTATAATTGATGAATTATTAAAGTCATGATTTATGACCGTCGTATATTTAGAACAATGGTATGCCAAGGCTTTGCTTTATTAGGATAAGTTTGATAAACCGGTTGTTATTTAATAATCTCAATAGTTAAAGGtatggaaaaaatttttaattggttTATACAAGAATATAATTTACTATACATAACTCAAAAACCAATTTAATGTGTATAGGCGTATGCGTCCTTACATTCTCTTCTTgcaattaaaataatgtttttataaCTTTGTATTTTCTCCCAAACAATAACACTTATTATGAAGCAAATTATCCATTGCCTCTTACAGTTTGTAATATCAGTTAGGAATGTATTCATAAATGATTTATTGTTTAGATAAGCACTGAACGTGTACCAAAATTTTTTGTTGTAGAATCTGATAAGCAAAAGTTTGCCTGCTACTTTCATAATAAGttgttcaaaatttaatttgctattaaaaagtgatttttaaagcataaaaattatatatttgaaaagtttgaaattttttctttgcttGGCTTCATTTGATGATACTCATAAAGCGAATGTCATATTGAAAAAGACGTCATCAGATTTCATTGAACAACAttaaaatccaaatatttgcTTGCACACCAACCAACTTAAATCCCAGTTGAATAATCTATCCATACTTGATCTCTCAATTCTAAGCTATTCGGTATTATTAGTTCATTAAAATGCAAAGCATCATGGAATAATCAAAGCCACATACTTATATATCGAATGTTTACGGAATTACTGCTATTTTTAGGATTATGCCTGTTGTCAATTTTTCCAGACATTGGTgataaaattatgtttttctTCCTTCCCTGACAGTGTGTATAcaattgatatattttttcagtacTGTGAtcattcatttaaaaattgttattctACAATGCCATGAGATAGGAAAAAAACAAACCCTTCGATTCTGGAATttccaatatttttattactcaCTTTTTGAACATTCTGGTAACTTGTGAAGCCCTGCTTTTGGCCCTCTCAGAGGCAGATTCAAACTGATGGCGCTTGATTACATGTGCACAGGGACTTTTTATTCATCAGAACACTTGTGCAAATATTGTCGCAAGGCTTACTTGTCTGCCTAGCAGCAGATAAAGTCCAGAGGGGAGCAGAAACACGCTATCCTCTTCATTATCATGCCACAGTTGGGAACAAGCCAACGCAATTGCTCTCTCTTCTTCACTGTTTTTCTAAAAGTATGATTTTCGGCTTCTTACACAAAATCTTAAGGTACACCAAGATGAAATCTCTACGGTGCAGACAAAAAGGTATAATGAATCGGTTCCCATCcaattttatttgtatttcttCTCTGCATCCTCAAGAGTTTTATTCACAAATCTGTCGACCCATAATTTTGGTCCATTACTTtgacatattattttattttcttgagaaGTTGTAAGAATGTCTTGatgatttgattttaatatttattattgtttgcAGGTAAATATAGCTGCAAAAACCACAAGTACTTAACCATGGAGCATGCTGATCTGGTGTCAGAGATGGTGCACGTCGAGAGGCTCACCACACAAGAGCGACTGCATCTGGCCAGGCACAGGCGACTGCAGCAGCTCAAGGTCTGGAGACAGCGAGAGAAGGAATGGCTGCGTCACCAAACCAGACACACCAGCAGCAAGAGGCACATCTTCTTCAGTGACAGCGTCATGTTGCTGGAGGCCGCCGCGAGAAACGACATCGATGAAggttactttttaaaaataattcttgtTCAATACACTATAGCCTAATCTTGATGCTAAAATAGCCAGTGAATCAGTGCTAGTGATGACGCATGCCGCTCGTTAAGTGAACCCTTATCTCGGATATGTTTGCTCGAGGGTGGAAAACGAGCTTTTTATAGAATCAATCTGCCTTATCGTTTTCCGGATGCGCATTAATACAAATTGTATTTTTAGTCCGAAGGTTATTGAAAAAAGGTGTAAATCCGGACTCGACGAACGAGGATGGTCTGACAGCGTTGCACCAGTGTTGCATCGACGACAACGAGGAGATGATGAAGCTGCTTGTCGAGTTCGGTGCAAATGTCAACGCCGAGGATAGCGAGAAATGGACGCCACTTCACGCGGCCGCTACCTGCGGACACTTGCATCTCGTGAGGTATCTCATCGCTAAGGGCGCCAACCTCCTGGCCGTTAACGCTGACGGCAATATGCCTTACGACATTTGCGAAGATGAGAAAACCTTAGACTGTATTGAGGGTgcgttattttgttttttattctcttACACTGAAATTTAAGCGTGGAGTTCATAAAGCcatttttctcatttacaGGCGAAATGGCTCGTCGTGGAGTGACGCAGGAGCTGATCGACGAGACCCGCGCCTCCACAGAAGTGCGAATGCTACGAGAGCTGCAAAAGCTCGCATCAGTTGGCGGTGATCTCGAGTACAAGGACCACCAAGGTGCTACACCCGTGAGTAtctctttttttgaaaactggaAAATCCACCCGTATGCATTAGTGTAATGATTGATGTTTATTGTTTTAGCTACATATAGCATCGGCAAATGGTTATCTGAGGGTCGTCGAATTTCTCTTGGACCAGCACGTCTCGACAGACGTCGAGGACAACGACAGGTGGCAACCGGTTCATGCTGCTGCCTGCTGGGGACACGTAATAACAGACGCCTATTTTATGCAAAtacttgcaaaaaaaaagattttaatcaaTCTGATTGCAAATTGTTAAATTTGCGATCCAGAAAATGTTTTTACGCAAGTGCATAAATGCTGTAGAAAGAACtcttcattaatttttaaaaattacaccATACAGCTGGAAGTACTAGAACTGCTAGTCCAAAATGGAGCTGACTTGAACGCGAAGAACAAGCACGATGAAACGCCAGCAGACATCTGCGAGGATCCGGAGATCCGTGAGCGCATAATGGAATTGAAAACCGAACAAGAGAGCAAGCGGCTGCGCGAGGCACAGAACAGGCGAGTCAGGCGGTCACAGAGCATCAACACGAGGACGCAGAGCGTACGAAGAACCTCGATCAGAGACAAGGTTCTCACTACTAAGAAGGACGCGCAAGAGGAAACAAGACTAAGAATGCAGGCTCAGCAggtaatgatttttaaatattagattaaaattttttgtccATGGAAGGATTAAAATACATGGCTACTGCTTTTACAGCACACGTATGGAAATCCGTCATCTAACATACCACCGTCAGAAAATAGCTCGGGCGGTGCCGATAACGTGCACGACGACACAGATTCTACGGCCTTGACGCCGGCAGTCCGAAGGGCTCCGGAAGGCAAAGACAACGACTCGTTTCTACACGAGGATGTCGATAAAGACTCAGGTAGATATCGAAGCCTTTTCTGCTTGCATTGGTTGTGGTATAGTAGACTATTATGGTGAAAGCTGTTCCTAGCTTCGTGTGGAGAAGTGTGTGTAATctcgtttattttctttccTCTTGTTattgatattaattttttgtcaaGAAAGAAAGTAGTGTCGCTGTTGACGATTTCAACGacgatatttttgtattttgcgcgaatattcgattttttcgttcttttttatacttccggaggttttttatttatgattttaacTTTAATCGAATTGTAAAGagattattttgtaaatacacATGTATATTACCTTTTTATGTCAAAGAATTCACGTATTTTTTGTGATTGTAAATACGTCACCAATCATTTACCTGCTGTctatgtgtttttttttctgtgcgGCACCTTCACCTCACCCGGGTATGTAATATGCGAATTGTTCGAGGTCAGTTTTTTACGTAACTTTCCTATTTCTCTAATTGTAGActttaatatatatacatatagtattTTTTCTGATTCATCATATAGTGTCTATTGTAATGAAGAACATAAATTACTTAACAATAGCACGACACacttatattatacttatatacaaaATGTCAATTCTCACtcttttgtaaaattattactGATATCTCTCAGGTGCTGTTCGTTAGTACGTAAAGATAAACTTGAAATCGCGATGTAGAAGAGACAAGGTATCGTCGAGAGAACCTCATTTTCACTCGTATTCacaaattcaaaattatgTTTGTACATATACTTTCTTTATCCGCTTGGCCACTCAAGCAtgtttatcattattttttagacCATCGTTATCCAGTGTCAGACGTCTTGTTTTAGATCTGTTTCATAGATTTGTAGTTACAACTTCACTTTTTCTACCGATAGCTATACCGAGACTGAAACATGTTCcacacaataaaaaaaaaaacaatcaaaaatttgaccgcaaaataaaatcaaatttctTTCAAGACTTTTCAAAACTGCCAAGAAAATAAGCAgcaatttattttctcggGTAACGATGAACGAGTTGCGATTTTGAAGACGAGCGCTTGCATCGCGATTACGGAAGAAATAGATCTTAGAATAGTAACATAACACGTTTCGATTAGTCAAATCTAAGAAACATATCGGCCTGAGCATGATGAAGCAATAAATGACGTGCGTTATGGTTGTAGAAGGGAAACctatatttcaaaatttgaacGACTCTTTCTAAACTGCCTATACGGATTTCACTTTAGACTTCTTTTCTTCGGCAGCGATTTTATACTCTCTTCATCGAAAATTATCGCATATAAAAAAACTCGAGGCCGACGGTCGTCGGTCGGAAGACCAAGAAAAACGTGTACAGAAGTGCACTTTAGCTAgacaaataaattttcaaacttaCAAAAACCAATATCGCTAGTGCATGAGGCTAAGCCATGCCGTAGATAGTAGAAAGCAAAAGAATCGGAAAGCTCGGTACCTTGTAACGGAGTCGCAGTATttctatacacgtatatattgTTGCATGGAGGTGGTGGTCGAAATTATCGAGCTTGGATTATATACGATTA is from Nasonia vitripennis strain AsymCx chromosome 1, Nvit_psr_1.1, whole genome shotgun sequence and encodes:
- the LOC100121770 gene encoding protein phosphatase 1 regulatory subunit 16A isoform X3, encoding MIFGFLHKILRYTKMKSLRCRQKGKYSCKNHKYLTMEHADLVSEMVHVERLTTQERLHLARHRRLQQLKVWRQREKEWLRHQTRHTSSKRHIFFSDSVMLLEAAARNDIDEVRRLLKKGVNPDSTNEDGLTALHQCCIDDNEEMMKLLVEFGANVNAEDSEKWTPLHAAATCGHLHLVRYLIAKGANLLAVNADGNMPYDICEDEKTLDCIEGEMARRGVTQELIDETRASTEVRMLRELQKLASVGGDLEYKDHQGATPLHIASANGYLRVVEFLLDQHVSTDVEDNDRWQPVHAAACWGHLEVLELLVQNGADLNAKNKHDETPADICEDPEIRERIMELKTEQESKRLREAQNRRVRRSQSINTRTQSVRRTSIRDKVLTTKKDAQEETRLRMQAQQHTYGNPSSNIPPSENSSGGADNVHDDTDSTALTPAVRRAPEGKDNDSFLHEDVDKDSDAGPVGSSSGSGSSQQQSPHQPQSIYAPDETAPTSPGANGKINIHVSVVFVKSLSDLKKQRAQSRLGPLAQDGGSLVDQQSQQTTGGQTQHQQADTLAEMSSDDFRRFTGNTSDALADSGNDKSCCRLM
- the LOC100121770 gene encoding protein phosphatase 1 regulatory subunit 16A isoform X1, which codes for MHVRKVARQIQRGYMQFLQFADRMRRMITLYRKDAPYRQSTLPTGKYSCKNHKYLTMEHADLVSEMVHVERLTTQERLHLARHRRLQQLKVWRQREKEWLRHQTRHTSSKRHIFFSDSVMLLEAAARNDIDEVRRLLKKGVNPDSTNEDGLTALHQCCIDDNEEMMKLLVEFGANVNAEDSEKWTPLHAAATCGHLHLVRYLIAKGANLLAVNADGNMPYDICEDEKTLDCIEGEMARRGVTQELIDETRASTEVRMLRELQKLASVGGDLEYKDHQGATPLHIASANGYLRVVEFLLDQHVSTDVEDNDRWQPVHAAACWGHLEVLELLVQNGADLNAKNKHDETPADICEDPEIRERIMELKTEQESKRLREAQNRRVRRSQSINTRTQSVRRTSIRDKVLTTKKDAQEETRLRMQAQQHTYGNPSSNIPPSENSSGGADNVHDDTDSTALTPAVRRAPEGKDNDSFLHEDVDKDSDAGPVGSSSGSGSSQQQSPHQPQSIYAPDETAPTSPGANGKINIHVSVVFVKSLSDLKKQRAQSRLGPLAQDGGSLVDQQSQQTTGGQTQHQQADTLAEMSSDDFRRFTGNTSDALADSGNDKSCCRLM
- the LOC100121770 gene encoding protein phosphatase 1 regulatory subunit 16A isoform X4, whose product is MRRMITLYRKDAPYRQSTLPTGKYSCKNHKYLTMEHADLVSEMVHVERLTTQERLHLARHRRLQQLKVWRQREKEWLRHQTRHTSSKRHIFFSDSVMLLEAAARNDIDEVRRLLKKGVNPDSTNEDGLTALHQCCIDDNEEMMKLLVEFGANVNAEDSEKWTPLHAAATCGHLHLVRYLIAKGANLLAVNADGNMPYDICEDEKTLDCIEGEMARRGVTQELIDETRASTEVRMLRELQKLASVGGDLEYKDHQGATPLHIASANGYLRVVEFLLDQHVSTDVEDNDRWQPVHAAACWGHLEVLELLVQNGADLNAKNKHDETPADICEDPEIRERIMELKTEQESKRLREAQNRRVRRSQSINTRTQSVRRTSIRDKVLTTKKDAQEETRLRMQAQQHTYGNPSSNIPPSENSSGGADNVHDDTDSTALTPAVRRAPEGKDNDSFLHEDVDKDSDAGPVGSSSGSGSSQQQSPHQPQSIYAPDETAPTSPGANGKINIHVSVVFVKSLSDLKKQRAQSRLGPLAQDGGSLVDQQSQQTTGGQTQHQQADTLAEMSSDDFRRFTGNTSDALADSGNDKSCCRLM
- the LOC100121770 gene encoding protein phosphatase 1 regulatory subunit 16A isoform X2, whose protein sequence is MQFLQFADRMRRMITLYRKDAPYRQSTLPTGKYSCKNHKYLTMEHADLVSEMVHVERLTTQERLHLARHRRLQQLKVWRQREKEWLRHQTRHTSSKRHIFFSDSVMLLEAAARNDIDEVRRLLKKGVNPDSTNEDGLTALHQCCIDDNEEMMKLLVEFGANVNAEDSEKWTPLHAAATCGHLHLVRYLIAKGANLLAVNADGNMPYDICEDEKTLDCIEGEMARRGVTQELIDETRASTEVRMLRELQKLASVGGDLEYKDHQGATPLHIASANGYLRVVEFLLDQHVSTDVEDNDRWQPVHAAACWGHLEVLELLVQNGADLNAKNKHDETPADICEDPEIRERIMELKTEQESKRLREAQNRRVRRSQSINTRTQSVRRTSIRDKVLTTKKDAQEETRLRMQAQQHTYGNPSSNIPPSENSSGGADNVHDDTDSTALTPAVRRAPEGKDNDSFLHEDVDKDSDAGPVGSSSGSGSSQQQSPHQPQSIYAPDETAPTSPGANGKINIHVSVVFVKSLSDLKKQRAQSRLGPLAQDGGSLVDQQSQQTTGGQTQHQQADTLAEMSSDDFRRFTGNTSDALADSGNDKSCCRLM
- the LOC100121770 gene encoding protein phosphatase 1 regulatory subunit 16A isoform X7 — protein: MHVRKVARQIQRGYMQFLQFADRMRRMITLYRKDAPYRQSTLPTGKYSCKNHKYLTMEHADLVSEMVHVERLTTQERLHLARHRRLQQLKVWRQREKEWLRHQTRHTSSKRHIFFSDSVMLLEAAARNDIDEVRRLLKKGVNPDSTNEDGLTALHQCCIDDNEEMMKLLVEFGANVNAEDSEKWTPLHAAATCGHLHLVRYLIAKGANLLAVNADGNMPYDICEDEKTLDCIEGEMARRGVTQELIDETRASTEVRMLRELQKLASVGGDLEYKDHQGATPLHIASANGYLRVVEFLLDQHVSTDVEDNDRWQPVHAAACWGHLEVLELLVQNGADLNAKNKHDETPADICEDPEIRERIMELKTEQESKRLREAQNRRVRRSQSINTRTQSVRRTSIRDKVLTTKKDAQEETRLRMQAQQHTYGNPSSNIPPSENSSGGADNVHDDTDSTALTPAVRRAPEGKDNDSFLHEDVDKDSVFYVTFLFL
- the LOC100121770 gene encoding protein phosphatase 1 regulatory subunit 16A isoform X5 — protein: MKSRRDVNVPGGKYSCKNHKYLTMEHADLVSEMVHVERLTTQERLHLARHRRLQQLKVWRQREKEWLRHQTRHTSSKRHIFFSDSVMLLEAAARNDIDEVRRLLKKGVNPDSTNEDGLTALHQCCIDDNEEMMKLLVEFGANVNAEDSEKWTPLHAAATCGHLHLVRYLIAKGANLLAVNADGNMPYDICEDEKTLDCIEGEMARRGVTQELIDETRASTEVRMLRELQKLASVGGDLEYKDHQGATPLHIASANGYLRVVEFLLDQHVSTDVEDNDRWQPVHAAACWGHLEVLELLVQNGADLNAKNKHDETPADICEDPEIRERIMELKTEQESKRLREAQNRRVRRSQSINTRTQSVRRTSIRDKVLTTKKDAQEETRLRMQAQQHTYGNPSSNIPPSENSSGGADNVHDDTDSTALTPAVRRAPEGKDNDSFLHEDVDKDSDAGPVGSSSGSGSSQQQSPHQPQSIYAPDETAPTSPGANGKINIHVSVVFVKSLSDLKKQRAQSRLGPLAQDGGSLVDQQSQQTTGGQTQHQQADTLAEMSSDDFRRFTGNTSDALADSGNDKSCCRLM
- the LOC100121770 gene encoding protein phosphatase 1 regulatory subunit 16A isoform X6 — its product is MEHADLVSEMVHVERLTTQERLHLARHRRLQQLKVWRQREKEWLRHQTRHTSSKRHIFFSDSVMLLEAAARNDIDEVRRLLKKGVNPDSTNEDGLTALHQCCIDDNEEMMKLLVEFGANVNAEDSEKWTPLHAAATCGHLHLVRYLIAKGANLLAVNADGNMPYDICEDEKTLDCIEGEMARRGVTQELIDETRASTEVRMLRELQKLASVGGDLEYKDHQGATPLHIASANGYLRVVEFLLDQHVSTDVEDNDRWQPVHAAACWGHLEVLELLVQNGADLNAKNKHDETPADICEDPEIRERIMELKTEQESKRLREAQNRRVRRSQSINTRTQSVRRTSIRDKVLTTKKDAQEETRLRMQAQQHTYGNPSSNIPPSENSSGGADNVHDDTDSTALTPAVRRAPEGKDNDSFLHEDVDKDSDAGPVGSSSGSGSSQQQSPHQPQSIYAPDETAPTSPGANGKINIHVSVVFVKSLSDLKKQRAQSRLGPLAQDGGSLVDQQSQQTTGGQTQHQQADTLAEMSSDDFRRFTGNTSDALADSGNDKSCCRLM